A region of Neovison vison isolate M4711 chromosome 7, ASM_NN_V1, whole genome shotgun sequence DNA encodes the following proteins:
- the CEBPG gene encoding CCAAT/enhancer-binding protein gamma translates to MSKIAQQNSSPGISVIHTQAHASGLQQVPQLVPAGPGGGGKAVPPSKQSKKSSPMDRNSDEYRQRRERNNMAVKKSRLKSKQKAQDTLQRVNQLKEENERLEAKIKLLTKELSVLKDLFLEHAHNLADNVQPTSTENTTASDNAGQ, encoded by the coding sequence ATGAGCAAGATAGCCCAGCAGAACAGCTCTCCGGGGATAAGTGTTATTCACACTCAGGCTCATGCCAGCGGCTTACAGCAGGTTCCTCAGCTGGTGCCTGCTGGCCCGGGGGGAGGAGGCAAAGCCGTGCCTCCAAGCAAGCAAAGCAAAAAGAGTTCGCCCATGGATCGCAACAGCGATGAGTATCGTCAGCGCAGAGAGAGGAACAACATGGCTGTGAAAAAGAGCCGGTTGAAAAGCAAGCAGAAAGCCCAGGATACACTGCAGAGAGTGAATCAGCTCAAAGAAGAGAATGAACGGTTGGAAGCAAAAATTAAATTGCTGACTAAGGAATTAAGCGTACTGAAAGATTTGTTTCTGGAGCACGCACACAACCTTGCAGATAACGTGCAACCCACTAGCACTGAAAATACAACAGCTTCCGATAATGCAGGCCAGTAG